Part of the Sandaracinaceae bacterium genome, CATGCTGTTCCTGCCTGCCGGCCTGTGCCTCTACATGGTCACCAACTCCGTGCTGAGCATCGCGCAGCAGCACTACATCCGCGTCCAGCTGGCCGCCAGCACCGCCAAGAAGGCGGCCGAGAAGCCAGCCTGAGCGCCACCAAGTTCATCGCCGATTCCCACGGCCTGTTGTAGGATCCGTCAAGCCCATGAGCGACCGAGACCCCAAGCTCCACGACGGCGCCCTCCTCCTCGAGGATGGCCCGGCCCCCGCCGCCACCCCGCGCCCCGAGAACGACAAGAAGGCCGAGCTCGCCGCCGACGCCCTCGAGGACATCCTGGACCTGATGGACTTCGACGTGGACGTGGACATCCGCGAGGACGACGAGCGCATCGTGCTCGACTTGGTGGGGCCGGACGCGGGCATGGTCATCGGCAAGAAGGGCCAGACCCTGGACGCCCTGCAGTTCATCCTGAACAAGGTGGTCAACCGCGACCCCGAGGGTCGGCGTCACATCGTGCTGGACTCGGGCGACTACCGCGATCGCCACGACAAGGGCTTGGTGAGCATGGCCCGTCGCGAGGCCAAGCGCGCCGTCACGCAGGGCAAGGTCGTCACGCTGCGCCCCATGAGCGCGCGCGACCGGCGCGTCATCCACCTGTCGCTGGCCAAGCTGGAGGGCGTCACCACGTCGTCGTCTGGCGAGGGGATGCGCCGGCGCATCCAGATCATCCCGGCGCGCACGCGCTGATCGGCGCGTCTCAGCCCGAAGACACCGAGCGACACGCTCGCGCCCGCGTCACCCCGACGCGTAGGCGCTGACCACCCGCTTGGCCCCGTTGCTGGGCACCGCGTAGCTCACGGCGGTGAGCGCCCCTTCGGGCGGAGCCTCCTGCGCGGTCAACACCAGCGTGCGGGGAGCGAGCTGCCGGCCCAGCCCCAGCCACACGGGCGGCGAGAACGTGGCCCGCGCGAGCGCGACGTCCACCGACCCGTGCGCGTCGGTCAGCGCCGTCGGGTGCGCGAGGTCCAGCTTGGCCTCGACCACCTGCACGCGCGACGCGAGCCCGAGGCTCCCGACCGCCGTGCGCAAGAACGCCACCCGCTTTCGGCGCGGCTCCACCAGCAGCGCGCGCAGGTCGTCGCGCAGCAGCAGCATGGGGAGCGTGGGCGCACCGACGCCGGCGCCAACGTCCAACACACGAGCGCCGCGTGGGACCAGCGTTTCGGACACCATGTGCAGCGCGTCGACGAACAAGATCTCGGCCAGCGCGGCGTCGTCGCGCGCGCTGGTCAGGTCGATGCGCTTGCCCCACAGCGAGGTCAGCGCCAGGAACGCGGAGAGGCGCTCGCCAGCGGCGTCGGTCAGGGGAATGTCGAGGCGCTCGGCGAGCGCGCGCACCTGGTCCATGGGGGCCTCGGGGACGACTAGTCGTTGACCTTCAGGATGGCATGGAACGCCGCCTGCGGGATGTCCACGCGCCCCACCGACTTCATGCGCTTCTTGCCCTCCTTCTGCTTCTCGAGGAGCTTGCGCTTGCGGCTGATGTCGCCGCCGTAGCACTTGGCCGTCACGTCCTTGCGCAGCGCGCGCACGGTCTCGCGCGCGATCACCTTGGTGCCGATGGCCGCTTGGATGGCGACCTCGAACTGCTGCTGCGGCACGATGCCCTTGAGCTTGCTCGCCAGCGCACGCCCGATGTGCTGCGCGTTGTCCATGTGGACGATGGCGCTGAGCGCGTCGAGCTTCTCGCCGTTGATCAGCATGTCCAGGCGCACCAGCTTGTTCTCGCGGTAGCCCGCCAGCTCGTAGTCCATCGAGGCATAGCCGCGTGTCGCGTTCTTGAGCTGATCGAAGAAGTCGAACAGCACCTCACCGAGCGGCAGCTCGTAGGTGATGATCACGCGGTCGGTCGAGGCGTACTGGATGTTCTTCTGCTCGCCGCGCCGGTTCTGGCAGAGCTTGATGACCGCGCCGACGTAGGCCTCGGGCACGTGGATGGAGACCGTGAAGTACGGCTCTTCGATCTTCACGCGCCCGTCGGGCAGGCGCGACGGGTTCTCGACCTCGAAGGTCTCGCCCTTCTCGTTGGTCACGCGGTACACCACGCTCGGGGCCGTGGTGATCAAGTCCAGGTTGTACTCGCGCTCCAAGCGCTCCTGCACGATCTCCATGTGCAGCAGGCCGAGGAAGCCGCAGCGGAAGCCGAACCCGAGGGCGTCCGAGTTCTCCGGCTCGAACTGGAAGGCGCTGTCGTTCAGGTGCAGCTTGTCGAGCGCGTCCCGCAGCTCGGGGTACTGCTCGCCGTCCGTCGGGAACACGCCGCAGAACACCATCGGCTTCACCTCTTGGAAGCCGGCCAGCGCGTCGGTCGCCTGGTTGTGCAGCTGGGTGATGGTGTCGCCCACCTTCGTGTCGCGGATGGTCTTGATGCTCGCGCCGAAGAAGCCGACCTCGCCTGGGCCGAGGTGATCGACGGCAACCGGGAACGGGGAGTAGACGCCCAGCTCCGTGGCCTCGTAGACGGCCCCCGTCGCCATCATCTTGATCTTCTCGCCCTTGCGCAGCGTCCCGTCCACCACGCGCACCATGCCCATCGCGCCGCGGTAGGTGTCGTACCAGCTGTCGAACATGAGCGCGCGCAGCGGCGCGTTCTCCGCGGTGTTGAACTTCGGCGGCGGCACGCGGCGGCAGATGGCCTCGAGGATCTCGCGCACCCCCTCGCCCGTCTTGCCGCTGCAGGGCAGCACCTCGGAGCAGTCGAGGCCGATCACGTCCTCCACCTCGCGCCGCACGCGATCCACGTCGGCGCTGGGCAGGTCCACCTTGTTGAACACCGGGATGATCTCGAGGTTGTTCTCGAGCGCGAGGTACACGTTGGCCAGCGTCTGCGCCTCGACCCCCTGCGTGGCGTCCACCACCAGCAGCGCGCCCTCGCACGCCGCCAGCGAGCGGCTGACCTCGTAGGAGAAGTCCACGTGGCCCGGCGTGTCGATCAGGTTGAGCTGGTACTCGGTGCCGTCGAGCGCGATGTACGGCAGCCGCACGCCCTGCGCCTTGATGGTGATGCCGCGCTCCTGCTCGAGCTCCATGCGGTCGAGCAGCTGCGCCTTCTTCTCACGCGCGGTGATGGCGCCCGTGACCTCGAGGATGCGATCGGCGAGCGTGCTCTTCCCGTGATCGATGTGCGCGATGATGCTGAAGTTGCGGATGCGTGCGGGGTCGTAGCTCATGAAGGCGCCCTTGAGGGCAACGGCTCACGCTGCGATGCGACGTCGCGTCGGGCGGCCGGGCGGCCGGGACCTTGGCGCGCAGCCGGCCCTCTTGCAACCGCAAGACCCAGGAGACACGACCGGCGCGACAGGGAGCGCGTCAGTCGTCGGCGGCGGTCAACGACAGCTGACCCGGTAGCTCGTCCGCGTGACGTCGCAGGACCAGATCGATGCCTTCGCGGATGTACACCGCGATGGGCACCTTGGTGCGGTCGTGCAGGAGCTTCAGCTGCTCGTTCTGCTCGGGGGTGATGTACACGGTCGTGGAGATCTTCTTGCGCGCCATCTGCACCGTTGTCCGCGTTGGTGCCCGCGATCTGCGAGCGAAGTGAACATACATGGCATGACGTGTACTGTCAACCGTGTGCGTAGGCTCCTTCGCGGCGGCTTGCCGATGGGGTCCCGTTGGTCGTATGCTGCGCTGCGGCTGGGGCCTCTTCGCTCGCACAGCGGGCGGCCGTCCGGCATCCTGAGAACCACTCATGATTCACCTCTTCCCATCGCACGCCTCCGTCGCGCCCGTCGTCGGCGGCGCCAGCCTCCGCGCCGCCTGGCCTTCCCGCCTGACGCTGACCCTCGCCGTCATCGCCCTGATGATGGGCGGGGTGGGCTGCAAGGGCCGTGGCTCGGACGCCGGCGAGGGCACCACTCCCGACGGCGAAGAGGAGGACGTGCTCACCAGCATGGAAGACCGCGTGCGTTGCGAGAGCGTCGCGCCCGTCACGCGTGGCATCGACGTCAACAACGATGGTCGCGCCGACATCCAGGAGCACGCCAACGGTGGGCGCCTGGTGTGCGTCGAGATCGACATGAACTTCGACGGCCGTGTGGACGTCACGCGCTTCTTCGAAGCGGATGGAACGACCGTGGCGCGTGAAGAGCACGACTACGACTTCGACGGTCGCCTAGACGAGATCGCGTACTACAGCGGCGGCGTGATGCGCCGCAAGGAGCTCGACACCACCTTCGACAACCGCGTGGACACGTGGATGTGGTGCGAGAACGGCCTGGTGTCGCGGGCCCAGCGCGACCGGCGCAACCGGGGCCGCCCGGACGTGTGGGAGATCTACGCGGACGGCATGCTCGTCGAGGCGCGCTACGACGACAACAACGATGGGCAGGTCGAGAAGTGGGAGATGTTCCGCAACGGCAGCCTGATCGAGGTGCGCTACGACCTCGACAACAACGGCGAGGTGGACCGCACCGACACGGTCCACCCCGACGACGCCGGACCGCCCGAGGAACGCTTGCGTTGCGACATGTCCGCAGCCCCGGCCACGCCCACCTCCGAGACGCCGGAGCCCCCGGCCGCCGACGACTCCACCTCGGGTGGAGAGGACACCCGCGGCGACGACACCAACGGTGAGGACGAGCTGTTCGTGCCTGACCCCGAAGACGCCAAGGGAGGCCTTTGATCATGCATTCGAGATCGTCGCGCGCGATGCGCCCGTTGCTCCGCTCCGTGTGCTGTTCGTTGGTCTGCCTGCTCTCGCTGGCTGGTGTGAGCGGCTGCAAGCGGGGTGGCACGGAGACCACCCCCCAGCAGGCCACACGCCTCACCGATCGCCCCGACGACCAAGGCCGCTGTCAGGCAGACGGTCCGCAGTACGAGGTCAGCGAGTACGACACCTCCGGCGACGACATCCCCGACGTGCGGAAGGTGTTCCTCACGGTTGGCAGCGGTAGGCTCTCCCGTCTCGTGCTCGTGTGCCGCGAGGCGGACCTCAACGGTGACGGGGTCAAGGACGTCGTCCGCTTCTACACGGACGAGGGGCGTCCCCGCTCCGAAGAGTCGGACCGCGACTTCGACGGCCGCATGGACCAGGTGACCTACTTCGAGCACGGGCGCGTGGCGCGCCTCGAGCAGGACACCAACGGTGATGGCCGCGTGGACACCAAGATCTTTTACGAGGGCGGCGAAGCCGTACGCACCGAGCGTGACCTCGCGGGACGCAGCACGGCCGAGACCTGGCAGCCCGATCGCTGGGAATACTTCGAGGACGGCCGCCTCATCCGGATGGGCACGGACCTCGACGGCGATGGCCGCGTGGACGTCTGGGACCGCGACGACGGTCGGCGCGGCGCGTAAGCAGCTCTCATGGCGCAGCAACGACTCCAGAAGGTCCTCGCCCAGGCGGGGATCGCCTCGCGGCGCGGCGCCGAGAAGTACATCACCGACGGGCGCGTGCGGGTCAACGGCAAGATCGTGACCGAGCTGGGCGTGAAGGTGGACGATCACCTCGACCGCGTGGAGGTGGATGGCCGGCGCCTCGTGCGAGACGCCCCGGTCTACTACGTGCTGAACAAGCCGCGCGAGGTCGTGAGCACCCTGCACGACCCGGAGGGGCGCGAGTCGCTCGCCGACATCATCGAGAAGCTCCCCGAGCGCGTGTTCCCCGTGGGGCGCCTCGACTACCACACCAGCGGCGCGCTCTTGCTCACCAACGACGGCGAGCTGGCCGAGGCGCTGCTGCGGCCCAGCGTCGGTGTCCCCAAGGTCTACGCTGCGAAGCTGCAGGGGCACGTGGACGTGCCGCAGCTGGACGCGCTGCGTAACGGCGTGAAGCTCGACGACGGCTATGTCACCAAGAAGGCCGAGGTGTTCGTGCTGCGTACCGAAGACCGCTCCACCTGGGTCCAGATCACGCTGCGCGAGGGCAAGAACCGGCAGATCCACCGCATGGGCGACGCCATCGGCCACCGCGTCCAGCGCCTGACGCGTCTGTCCTTCGCCGGCGTGTCCACGGAGGGCCTGCGCCCGGGGCAGCAGCGCCTGCTCACCAAGAAGGAGCTGGACGCCATCCACAAGTCGTTCGTGACGCCCTTCAAGCGGCGCAAGCGCGAGGGCGCGCCGGGCACGGGTCAGCAAGCCCCCGAGGCGTTCGACGGGGACGACGAGCAGCTCCTGGACGACGACTACTAGGGGGCGGACCGTGTCCCAGCGAGCCCCTGACCGCGCCTCCTCGCCCCTCTTCGGAGAGCCGCACGCGCCTGGGGACTTCACCACCGAGCGGCTGCGCTGGCTGATCGACCTGCGCTTTCTGGCCATGCTGGGGGTGCTCATCGCCGCCGCGTTCGCGTTCGCGGGGAAGTACCCGGGCATCAACTGGCCGGTGATGCTGGGCGTGGTGGTGCTCGGGTCTTCGTACAACGCGGTGCTGCGTCGACGCCTGCAGCGCCGCTCCGTGCGCGCAGGCACGGTCGCCGCCGTGTCGCAGGCGCTGATCGACATGCTGATGCTGACCATCGTGCTGTGGTCGGCGGGCGGCATCGACAACCCGTTCATGGGCTTCTACATCTTCCACGTCGCCCTCATCGCGATCCTGGGCGGCCCGCGCGCCACGTTCGTCGCGGCCGCTGCAGCGTTCGCCATGGCGGGCTTCCTGGGGCTCACGTCGTTCGTGCCCGCGCTTCAGCTGGGTGTGTGGACCCCCCTGCCCGGGTGGGACACCTTTGCGCACGTCGCGGCCTTCGTGGTCACGCTGGCTGCGGCCTCGTACGTGGTCAGCCACGCGGCCGGAGAGGTGCGCGACCGCGAAGAGGCCCTCAAGGCCGCCCGTGACCGCGCCGCCCTCGAGTACCAGGTGATGTCCAACACGCTCGACGAGCTGGCCGCCGGCCTCGAGGTCGTAGACCCCGACGGCAGCCTGGCCTGGCGCAACCGCCGCGCCGAAGAGCTCAACGCCGACCTCGCGGTCGGAGGCCCGTGGACCTGCCCCAGCAGCCGCGCCTGCGAGCGCGTGAACGACACAGGCGAGGAAGCACACGAGTGCCCCGTGGTGCGGGCCCTCGACGCGGGCGAGAGCGGACGCTGTCGCTTCTCGCTGTCCGTGGACCGCGGCGAGCGCGCGTTCGAGATGATGACCTTCCCGCTCGCAGGCCGCGCCGGGCACCAGCGCGTCATGAACCTGTACGTGGACCGCAGCGCCGCGATGGTGCAGGAGCGGCAGCTGCTGCTGGCCGAGCGCCTCGCGAGCCTGGGGCGCATCGCACAGGGCGTGGCGCACGAGCTCAACACGCCGCTCGCCACCATCCGCACGCTCGCGACGGACATGCGCGACGCGATCGGCGTGTACCGCAGCGCAGCGGCCGAGAGCGACGAGCGCGCCCGCCTCGCGAACGAGGTCACCGCCGACGTCGAGGAGTCCGCCGCGCTGATCCGCAGCGAGACGAAGCGCCTGGCGAAGATCACCCACGCGCTGCTCGCGGGCGGCGACCTGGTGCGGCCCAAGCTGGAGCAAGGCGTGTCCATGGGCGCCGTGGTCGAGCGCGCGCGCGCGCTCGTCTGGGCAGGTCTACGCGAGGGGCCCACGCTGGAAGTGCACCCCGGTGTCTACGCGCTACACGTGGCCGCCGACGCCGACCGCCTCATGCAGGTGCTCGTGAACGCACTACAGAACGCCGTGGACGCCATGCGCGCGCACCCCGGCAGCGGACGCACCATCCGCGTGCACGGCCACGGTGACGCCCGCGAGGTGCACCTCTACGTGGACGACGAGGGCCCCGGCGTGGACGCGGCCATCATCGAGCGCCTGTTCGAGCCCTTTGCCACCACCAAGCCCCCCGGCGAAGGCACCGGGCTCGGCCTCTACACCTCGTACATGCTCGTCCAGGCCATGGACGGCGACCTGTCCCTCGAGTCCCGCCCCGAAGGCGGCGCCCGTGCCACGCTCCGCCTCCCGGCCGCGGACCCACCGGAGACGGCGGTGACCACCTACTTCTGATGGGAGCGTCCGCGCCGCGACGCGCCCGCCGTCCGTGGCGCGAACGATCGGCATCGGGTTTGCCTCGAGGTTGACATCCGGCGCAGCGTCCGGGATGGTACCGCCCGATGGGCGTCAGGGACCGCGCGCGGAATCGAATGGCTCGCACCGGGGGGCGATAGGGATGTACGTCCCATTCATCCGTGGAGGGCGCGTCTACGTGTTGGGTAGGTGTGACGATCATGGTCGCGACTGGACTGGCTACACGCAAGTCAGCGGGCATGAAGCTCGCCTCATCGTCCAAGACGAGCGTCGCCGGGGGTTGGGGGCCTTCAACGGTCTGGAACGAGAGGTTGGCGGTGGGCGCTCGATTGATGCCCTACTCGATGAGCAAGACGCCTTCCATCATCGGCTCGTTCTTTGGGTCCGGGAGATCGCGCTGCCGGCGCCAGTGCCGGTCCTCCAGGAGGAGCAGCCCGAGAACCTCCCCGTCACAACGAGCTTTGACCTAACCGTCTTCGACGCGCGTTCGGGGGCGCCCATCTCTGGCGTGGTGCTGCAAGTTCGCGATGCAGGGGGCACTACCCACGACCTGACCACCGACAGCGGCGGGCGAGTCGAGATCTCCAGTATCCCGATGGGACCATGCCACGTGAGCAGTTCGATCGCCGAGTCCCTCTCGCTGGAGCATACGGTGGTTCAGGCGGCTCACGCTCAAGGAACGGCGGTGTCGGACACCGCCGAGTGGGAGAATGCACCTGACGGCAAGTCGTGGAGCTTGGCTGCGGTAACCCCGCACCGCATACGCGCGGGGGACTCCCTTGCGAGTATCGCGACGATCCATGGGTTGAGCGAAGACGCCCTGCTCACGTTCAACTTTGGAGGCACCTCGGCGGACCTCGTGGATGAAGGGCTCGTATGGAGCGTTGGGTGTGTGCAGCGTGACCCGGATACCGATCGACCGAGTCTGACGGCGGATGCAGACCCTGGAGTCATCTACGTCCCCGCTCCATTTGCCCGAGATGTCGCGGGTGCGCCAGGTCAGCTGCTCCCCGTGCGCTGGGCCAAACCATTGGTGCATCGGCTCCACGCCGACGGGTGGCCGATTCCCGACACCCCTTTTCGGATCGAGTTGGCGGGGGGTGAGATTCGGGCGGGTCGCACCTCGCGCGCAGGCATCGTCGCCCTCGCGGAGTACTCCCGTGGTCCATACGCCGTGTCGTTCCCCGACACCGAAGACGTGCTGGCGAAAACACTGGCAACGGAAGCTCGTGCGGGGTTCGATGGTGAACTCCTGCACCCAGCGCTCCGTCTTCTCATGATGGGGTCAACGCTGGCAGCCGCGGCGATCGACGCGTACGATCACTACTTCAACACGTTCACGGGAAACGGTTTCGTGGAGGACGTGTATCACCTCGTCCAAGATGACGATCAGCGCAGCCTGTTCGAAAGTCTCATGGGTTTGGCGAATGCGGGACCTAGGCGGCGTGTCGGGTTCGTCACACCCGACACGTCGGGGAACGAGCCATGATGGTGCCCTACACACTCGTGAGGACACCCGATGTCTCCGTGATTACGGAAGGCGCAGTCGTTTCATATCACGCGGAGCCCATCGGCACGCCACGAACCACCGTGACCGCGCAAGGAGAAGTCGGGAGCGACTGGTTCATGTGGGTGAAGTGGCGGCTCACGGGTGCGGAGCACGAGGTGCTTCAGGTGCGACCGCCGTCGGGTCACCAGCGCTTCGACGTCACCTGGGACGAGGACGATGGCACGTACGTCGTCCTGTGCGGTGTGATTCTCAACGCGGCGGGTTCGTCCAATCGCACCGTGGATCAGTGGCTGGCGGTTTCGCAGATCATCAACACACAGCAAGTGATCTTGCAGACGGGTCGGCAGATGCGCCGCCTGGCCATCGTCGATCCCTCGGCGGCCTTGCCGCGCACGGAGATGATGCTGTCGGTGGTGGAGGAGCTAGCGTCGAGGACGCCCCCACGTGGCCGTAAGCTGCGTCAGCACAACGATGAGGTGGCCGAGATGCGACGCTACAAGTCGGCGCTCGCCAACCAGCTCCAATCGACGGACGGCAAGATTCGCCACGGTGTTCGGGCCCTATACTTTGCGACGGAGACGCAGGAAGCCAGACCTCTCAACGTCTTCGTATGTCGCACCAACTCTGGGGACGGTGATCAGGACTGGACGCTCTGTGACTATACATCCCCCCACACGCAGCTCCACTCCACTCATGAAGTGTCGGCCCCGAACGCACACGCTGCGATGCGGGAGCTGGTAGCGGACTGGCGCTCAGGGTTCGTCTCTGGGAACAAGTACCCGCCCGGTCGGATTCAGTTGGAGATCCCAGCTGCAGCCATCGGCGGCGCCCGGTTCACCCATCGTATGACCACGACGGGCGGCACGGGCTTGGACGCGCTGATCGAGTGGCTGACGTGGATTAGCACGGGAGCGTTCGGCGTCGCGCTGCTCCTCGCGCCTTTCCCAGGCACGACAGCCGCTGCAGTGGCGTTGGGGACCGCCATGTTCTCGAGCACGGCGGCGGGGACACTCAGCATCGCAGAGCGCCGGCATCGCGGTCTCGAGTGGTCTCTGGTCGACAGCGTGGATCTGCTCGGGTTGATGTCGGATCTGCTGACAATTGGCCGAGCGCGCCAGTTCCGCCGCGGCGCCGAGGTGCATTTCCTGAGGCCCGGCAGACGGACGCTAGAACGCTACGTGTTCTGGGGGCACGCGTCGGTGGACGTCGCCACCGCGGGGGCCACGGGGTATTTGATCGCGACCCAGGCCTACGAGGAGCTCGATCGACTCGCGAACGACCCGGATCTAACGGGAGCCGAGCGATTGCACCGCATGCAACAAGCCATGCGACGCATGGGGTTGCAGACGGTCGCCATCGGGCTGACGCTGCGCGACCCCGGAGGCGGCTCGTCTCACACCACGACACCGTCCCACCTGCCGAACGAAGGTGCGCACCAGTCGATCAGCGACAAGCTCACGGCGCTTGGAGATGAAGCGTCGCCGCCCATTCGTATCGGCGAGGGCGCGCCGCTGGAAGGGACGACGCAGCGAACTGCGGGGGGCCGTGCCGAGGTCACCGGGCGGCCCGCGGCGACCGCGGCGAGACCGCTCCGGGCGACGTGGGGCACTCAATCCTACCCGCCCGACCGGCGTGGCGGATTGTATCACGGCACGCATGGTCGCGACTTCCCGGACACCCGCGAAGGGCAGATCGCAGCTGCGCACCGGATGCTAGAGCAAGGACTTCCTGGTGGGAGCGACAACCTAGATCTGCAGCGCCACACAGCCACCAGTCTGGGCGACGCGAGCGGGTTCCGCGGTGCAGTGGAGGATCGCATGGCCGCGGGGCTGTGGGCGGTACACGACCGGGCGCGGGACTACGGCGTTGTTGTGATGCTGAGAGAGCGTGACGCGTGGAACGTTCGTGACGTCAGCCGTGACGCTGAACATCACGGGGCGCCGCCCTATGCAGGGAGAGCTGAGAACGAGTGGGCTATCCTGCGCAGGGTGGAGCCAGAGGACATCATCGGGGTGTGGGTCGCGTATTGCAACGCCCGTGGTGTCGTCACTTTGGAACAGATTTCACTAAGGGCTGGTAGGTGAGTGAGATGGAGGCGTTGAGAGCTCGCTGGTCCACACCCGACGGTCGCGAGATCGCGGGGCGTCTGCGGCGGATGATCGACGAGCGCATCGGCGCTCGCGCGTTCGATGGCTGCTTGGAGATCAACGGTCTAGTGACCGGGTTTCCCGACCCCCACGCCGAGCACCCCGAGTACGCCGACCTGCGCGGCTTCGACTTCAGCGGCTGGCGCATCGACCACAGCTTCTGGGATGCCGACCTGTCTGGTGCGTCGTTCGACGGAGCGATGCTGACCCGAGCGTCCATACAACACTGTGGGATGCAGGGCACCACGTTCCGTGAAGCCGTCTTGGAACAAAGTCAGATCTTCCACCCCAGCCCCGGTCCCGTGGACCTCGCACGAGCACGTCTCACGCAGTGCGACCTTTCCGGTGATTGGGGGGGCGCCAACTTTCGTGACGCTCATCTCGAGGACGTGAGCATCGACCAAGCCGATGTAGCGAGGGCGTCGTTCGCAGGGACCACCTGGCGCGGTACGACGAGAGTCGGCTTCAGAGACGCGCCGCTGGGCGTCGTGCACTGGAAGGACCGTGAAGCGGTCCAGAACGCGGCGCGTCACGCCCGCGCGGGTTGGTTCATGGCGTACGCCGACCCGTCGGGCGCGAGCGAACGAGTGCTACAAGACCCGCACGTACGCCCGAAGCCGACGGGGTTTCGCGCGGTGACCTTGCGGGAAGGAGCGTTCAGCGGCCTGCTCGCCGCACCTCCCGACGACCCTCGCCTGCGCGAGGCGCTCGGCGTGTTCACGTACGACCAGTACGTCAAGGATCTGGCGGAGCTCCAGGTTCGCGTCGACGGCGCCGAGGGGCACTTCGTCCTGCGGGACGCAGAGGGGCGTGCCTTCCACCCGACCTACGACCGCACCTGTCACTTCACCGAGAAGCGGGACGCTCCCTGGACGGTCGCGGACGAGCAGCTCTTCTTGGGGCGCGCCAACCGCTACCTGGCCGCCGCGCTCTTTCCTGCACCACCCATGGCGTGGCAGGCACGCGAGCAGGTGCTGCGGCCGCGGATGCTCCCCGGAGGCTTGTTCCCCATGATCATCTCGCACATGCCCAACGACATCACGTTCGTCCCGGACCGCGCCACCCTCGAGCAACTGTGTGCGGCCCGCGGTTGGGACCCCGAGTGGATGCTCGGCACGAAGGAGGCCCCATGAGCCGCTACGAACGAGCGTTCTCGAGCCGCACCCTGGCCACCCACCTGGCCGAGGCAGACGCCGAGCGTGCGCGCTGGGGGTCCCCGGTCAACGCTGGAGAGTGGCGCTGGGCGCACAACTTGGCCGACGAGGCCCTCGAGGCCTACACCAAGGCTCTGGGCTGGACGCGCGTGGCACTCTGCCCGCACTGCCACAAGCCGACGCTGCTCGCGCTCGATCTCGATGCGCTCGACCGCCCCGCGTGGCGAGCGTTCTTCCAGGGACCCGCGCCGCGTGCGTGCGCGCACTACATCGGCACCACCGGCGCCGTGGACCTCCTCGGCCTCGACCCCGGCGAGCTCTCCTTCGAGCTGCACTTGGGTCCCAGCCGCCCCTACGTGCTCCCAGACCTGCTCGAGCGCGAAGAAGACATTCGAGGCGTGCTCGCGCGCGCGAGCGTCGAGCCTGGGCACGCCGTCTACACCGTGTCCTACTATGCCGCTCCCCTCCCGCCGCGATCGCTGAGACCTCCCCCCTGGCCCGCGGGGGCCCTACCCTACGAGACCCTCTCG contains:
- a CDS encoding ribbon-helix-helix domain-containing protein: MARKKISTTVYITPEQNEQLKLLHDRTKVPIAVYIREGIDLVLRRHADELPGQLSLTAADD
- a CDS encoding pentapeptide repeat-containing protein, with translation MEALRARWSTPDGREIAGRLRRMIDERIGARAFDGCLEINGLVTGFPDPHAEHPEYADLRGFDFSGWRIDHSFWDADLSGASFDGAMLTRASIQHCGMQGTTFREAVLEQSQIFHPSPGPVDLARARLTQCDLSGDWGGANFRDAHLEDVSIDQADVARASFAGTTWRGTTRVGFRDAPLGVVHWKDREAVQNAARHARAGWFMAYADPSGASERVLQDPHVRPKPTGFRAVTLREGAFSGLLAAPPDDPRLREALGVFTYDQYVKDLAELQVRVDGAEGHFVLRDAEGRAFHPTYDRTCHFTEKRDAPWTVADEQLFLGRANRYLAAALFPAPPMAWQAREQVLRPRMLPGGLFPMIISHMPNDITFVPDRATLEQLCAARGWDPEWMLGTKEAP
- a CDS encoding class I SAM-dependent methyltransferase, with the translated sequence MDQVRALAERLDIPLTDAAGERLSAFLALTSLWGKRIDLTSARDDAALAEILFVDALHMVSETLVPRGARVLDVGAGVGAPTLPMLLLRDDLRALLVEPRRKRVAFLRTAVGSLGLASRVQVVEAKLDLAHPTALTDAHGSVDVALARATFSPPVWLGLGRQLAPRTLVLTAQEAPPEGALTAVSYAVPSNGAKRVVSAYASG
- a CDS encoding KH domain-containing protein, yielding MSDRDPKLHDGALLLEDGPAPAATPRPENDKKAELAADALEDILDLMDFDVDVDIREDDERIVLDLVGPDAGMVIGKKGQTLDALQFILNKVVNRDPEGRRHIVLDSGDYRDRHDKGLVSMARREAKRAVTQGKVVTLRPMSARDRRVIHLSLAKLEGVTTSSSGEGMRRRIQIIPARTR
- a CDS encoding rRNA pseudouridine synthase, which encodes MAQQRLQKVLAQAGIASRRGAEKYITDGRVRVNGKIVTELGVKVDDHLDRVEVDGRRLVRDAPVYYVLNKPREVVSTLHDPEGRESLADIIEKLPERVFPVGRLDYHTSGALLLTNDGELAEALLRPSVGVPKVYAAKLQGHVDVPQLDALRNGVKLDDGYVTKKAEVFVLRTEDRSTWVQITLREGKNRQIHRMGDAIGHRVQRLTRLSFAGVSTEGLRPGQQRLLTKKELDAIHKSFVTPFKRRKREGAPGTGQQAPEAFDGDDEQLLDDDY
- the lepA gene encoding elongation factor 4 produces the protein MSYDPARIRNFSIIAHIDHGKSTLADRILEVTGAITAREKKAQLLDRMELEQERGITIKAQGVRLPYIALDGTEYQLNLIDTPGHVDFSYEVSRSLAACEGALLVVDATQGVEAQTLANVYLALENNLEIIPVFNKVDLPSADVDRVRREVEDVIGLDCSEVLPCSGKTGEGVREILEAICRRVPPPKFNTAENAPLRALMFDSWYDTYRGAMGMVRVVDGTLRKGEKIKMMATGAVYEATELGVYSPFPVAVDHLGPGEVGFFGASIKTIRDTKVGDTITQLHNQATDALAGFQEVKPMVFCGVFPTDGEQYPELRDALDKLHLNDSAFQFEPENSDALGFGFRCGFLGLLHMEIVQERLEREYNLDLITTAPSVVYRVTNEKGETFEVENPSRLPDGRVKIEEPYFTVSIHVPEAYVGAVIKLCQNRRGEQKNIQYASTDRVIITYELPLGEVLFDFFDQLKNATRGYASMDYELAGYRENKLVRLDMLINGEKLDALSAIVHMDNAQHIGRALASKLKGIVPQQQFEVAIQAAIGTKVIARETVRALRKDVTAKCYGGDISRKRKLLEKQKEGKKRMKSVGRVDIPQAAFHAILKVND